From one Geoalkalibacter halelectricus genomic stretch:
- a CDS encoding ABC transporter ATP-binding protein, with translation MTQAAPAIALHQVRFHWPGTDGWRLDIRHFTQAAGERVFLHGPSGSGKSTLLSLIGGVLTPRHGRVEVHGRSLPELSSGARDRFRADHIGFIFQMFNLIPYLSALDNILLPCRFSPARRARLQASGVDSAQEARRLAARLDLDAALLRRPAAELSVGQQQRVAAARALIGRPALIIADEPTSALDADRQQAFLELLLAECEAAGAALLFVSHDARLSERFSRRVALEDLKHPAPETAS, from the coding sequence ATGACCCAGGCCGCACCCGCCATCGCCCTGCACCAGGTGCGCTTTCACTGGCCGGGGACCGACGGTTGGCGCCTGGACATCCGCCACTTCACCCAGGCCGCCGGGGAACGGGTGTTTCTGCACGGGCCCAGCGGCAGCGGCAAGAGCACCCTGCTGTCGCTGATCGGCGGGGTATTGACGCCCCGGCACGGCCGCGTCGAAGTTCACGGCCGCTCCCTGCCCGAGTTGTCCAGCGGCGCACGCGACCGTTTCCGCGCCGACCACATCGGATTTATTTTCCAGATGTTCAACCTCATTCCCTATTTGAGCGCCCTGGACAACATCCTGCTGCCCTGCCGCTTTTCACCGGCGCGGCGCGCCCGCCTGCAGGCGTCCGGCGTCGACTCGGCCCAGGAGGCGCGGCGCCTGGCGGCGCGTCTCGACCTCGACGCCGCCCTGCTCAGGCGCCCGGCCGCGGAACTCTCGGTAGGTCAGCAGCAGCGCGTCGCCGCGGCGCGCGCCCTCATCGGTCGACCGGCGTTGATCATCGCCGATGAACCGACCTCGGCCCTCGACGCCGATCGTCAACAGGCCTTTCTCGAGCTGCTGCTGGCCGAATGCGAGGCCGCCGGCGCGGCGCTGCTGTTCGTCAGCCATGACGCACGCCTGAGCGAGCGCTTTTCCCGCCGCGTGGCCCTTGAGGATCTAAAGCACCCGGCGCCGGAGACGGCGTCATGA
- a CDS encoding ABC transporter permease → MIPAWHLSWRSLLNRRLTVALTVIAVSLSVALLLGVERLRSDARAGFAQTIAGTDLVVGARSGPVQLLLYTVFHIGNPTNNISWQSIEKIAAHPQVDWLVPISLGDSHRGFRVVGTSDAYFEHYRYGRNRALAFAQGGPFNEVFDAVIGAEVAARFGYELGEEIILSHGAGAGVSFAAHDDKPFTLVGVLARTGTPVDRSVLVSLEGIEAIHLGWQGGAPIPGLSIAPEQVHRFDLSPKSVTAALVGLKSRTAIFQVQRFVNTYRDEPLLAVLPGATLQELWGLIGVAEKALLAVSALVVLVGLAGLTAVIMASLGERRRELAILRSLGAGPRHIFMLLALEGLVLSLLGCLGGLALLYGGIALVGPWLEAHYGLLLSLGLPSPSEWRLLGAVVGAALLASLVPAVRAYRYSLADGMTLRI, encoded by the coding sequence ATGATTCCGGCCTGGCACCTGAGTTGGCGCAGCCTGCTCAACCGTCGGCTGACGGTGGCCCTGACGGTGATCGCCGTTTCCCTGTCGGTGGCGCTGCTGCTCGGCGTCGAGCGCTTGCGCAGCGACGCGCGCGCGGGTTTCGCCCAGACCATCGCCGGCACCGACCTGGTGGTGGGTGCGCGTAGCGGACCGGTCCAATTGCTGCTCTACACTGTGTTTCACATCGGCAATCCCACCAACAACATTTCCTGGCAGAGCATCGAGAAAATCGCCGCCCATCCTCAGGTGGATTGGCTGGTGCCCATTTCCCTGGGCGATTCCCACCGCGGATTTCGCGTCGTGGGCACCAGCGACGCCTATTTCGAGCATTACCGCTACGGACGCAACCGTGCCCTGGCCTTCGCCCAGGGCGGCCCCTTCAACGAGGTCTTCGACGCCGTCATCGGTGCGGAAGTCGCCGCCCGCTTCGGTTATGAATTGGGAGAGGAAATCATTCTGAGTCACGGCGCCGGTGCCGGGGTGAGCTTCGCCGCCCACGACGACAAACCCTTTACCCTGGTCGGCGTTCTGGCGCGCACCGGCACTCCGGTGGACCGCTCGGTGCTGGTGAGCCTGGAGGGCATCGAGGCGATTCACCTTGGCTGGCAGGGCGGCGCGCCCATCCCCGGGCTCAGCATCGCCCCGGAGCAGGTCCACCGCTTCGACCTCAGTCCCAAATCGGTGACCGCCGCCCTGGTCGGGCTCAAATCGCGCACCGCCATCTTTCAGGTGCAGCGCTTCGTCAACACTTACCGCGACGAGCCGCTGCTGGCGGTGCTGCCCGGCGCCACCCTGCAGGAACTCTGGGGGCTCATCGGCGTAGCAGAAAAAGCCCTGCTGGCGGTCTCCGCCCTGGTGGTTCTGGTCGGTCTGGCGGGACTGACCGCCGTCATCATGGCCAGCCTCGGCGAGCGGCGCCGCGAACTGGCCATTTTACGTTCCCTGGGCGCCGGCCCGAGGCACATCTTCATGCTTCTGGCCCTCGAAGGCCTGGTGCTGAGCCTCCTCGGTTGCCTGGGTGGACTGGCCCTGCTCTACGGCGGCATCGCCCTGGTCGGCCCCTGGCTTGAAGCGCACTACGGTCTGCTGCTAAGTTTAGGCCTGCCCTCGCCCTCGGAATGGCGCCTGCTCGGCGCGGTGGTCGGCGCCGCCTTGTTGGCGAGCCTGGTGCCGGCCGTGCGCGCCTATCGCTATTCCCTGGCCGACGGCATGACCCTGAGGATTTAA
- a CDS encoding DUF3299 domain-containing protein produces MKRTFASLSATFLLTLALSLALGMPSAETSSGEYEIGERLAPTGQKQTGSYDSITWDDLIPPDWLSQEWLDSLNVDDFEDDDPRAAELLAVIMEKWNQAPVVEEINGRKGRIAGFVVPLEGDDRHIYEFLLVPYFGACIHVPPPPANQIIHVLPDKPIPSQWLMTAVWVKGTFEVERLDSDLGSAGYRLQAVEVEEFLGY; encoded by the coding sequence ATGAAACGCACCTTTGCTTCTCTTTCGGCCACCTTTCTTCTGACCCTCGCCCTGAGCCTGGCGCTCGGCATGCCGTCGGCGGAGACCTCCTCGGGCGAGTATGAAATCGGCGAGCGTCTGGCCCCGACCGGACAGAAACAGACCGGAAGCTATGACTCCATCACCTGGGACGACCTGATTCCACCCGACTGGCTCTCGCAGGAATGGCTCGACAGCCTCAACGTCGACGACTTCGAAGATGACGACCCGCGCGCCGCGGAGCTGCTGGCCGTCATTATGGAGAAATGGAATCAGGCGCCGGTGGTGGAGGAAATCAACGGCCGCAAGGGGCGTATCGCCGGTTTCGTCGTGCCCCTCGAGGGCGACGACCGTCACATTTACGAATTCCTGCTGGTGCCCTATTTCGGCGCCTGCATTCATGTTCCCCCACCCCCGGCCAACCAGATCATCCATGTGCTGCCGGACAAGCCCATTCCCTCCCAGTGGCTGATGACCGCGGTCTGGGTAAAAGGCACCTTCGAGGTCGAACGCCTCGATTCGGATCTGGGCAGCGCCGGTTATCGTCTGCAGGCGGTCGAGGTGGAGGAGTTTCTGGGTTATTAG
- a CDS encoding four helix bundle suffix domain-containing protein, with translation MSQGFIPPHGGYRNLLSYRKAEIVYDATVWFCNRYVDRRSRTHDQMVQAARSGKQNIIEGSQASGTSKETEIKLTNVARASLEELLADYCDFLRVRGKPRWEKDSKEAVYVRRLGRQKPGTDRTNGTDGKRTLPESHPSPESYATYKPFIETRPPEVVANIIICLIHQANYLLDRQLSQLETAFLQEGGLRERMTRARLQERNRQRS, from the coding sequence ATGTCTCAAGGGTTTATTCCACCCCACGGCGGATACCGCAATCTACTCTCCTATCGCAAGGCGGAAATCGTTTACGATGCCACCGTCTGGTTTTGCAATCGCTACGTGGACCGCCGCAGTCGCACTCATGACCAGATGGTGCAGGCGGCGCGTTCCGGCAAGCAGAACATCATCGAAGGCAGTCAGGCTTCAGGTACTTCCAAGGAGACTGAGATCAAGCTGACCAATGTGGCGCGCGCCAGTCTTGAGGAACTTCTGGCGGATTACTGTGATTTTCTCAGGGTGCGCGGAAAGCCCCGGTGGGAAAAGGACAGCAAGGAAGCCGTCTATGTCCGCCGATTGGGACGGCAAAAACCTGGGACAGACAGGACAAATGGGACGGATGGGAAGCGAACACTCCCTGAGTCGCATCCGTCCCCTGAGTCCTATGCGACCTATAAGCCGTTTATCGAAACGCGGCCCCCCGAGGTGGTGGCCAACATCATCATCTGCCTGATCCACCAGGCCAATTATTTGCTGGATCGGCAATTGTCCCAGCTTGAAACGGCCTTTTTACAGGAAGGTGGTCTGCGCGAACGCATGACCCGCGCGCGTCTTCAGGAGAGAAACAGGCAGCGGAGCTAA
- a CDS encoding viperin family antiviral radical SAM protein — protein sequence MGHQDVVNTVVPSVNLFLTTACNMCCKFCFAPPSHAQTMPQREAERIINECRDLGVEKITFVGGEPLLYPHLYNVVRHAHSKGLTTCVVTNISQLSDKWLKQYAQVLDWVGMSVDSLSSENNFSSGRSVHGAPVYHEHYIEMAKAVKNFGMHLKINTTVSWWTKDDDLSEFIMETRPDRWKIFQALNISEVNSRETFAISTAEFDLYVAKHRRMAEYTTMVVESNAEMTESYLMVTADGRFFDNTGGRYNYSPPISKVGMRAALAAIQVDAGRFLRRGGYYEWSR from the coding sequence ATGGGCCATCAAGATGTCGTCAATACTGTTGTTCCGTCCGTCAATCTGTTTCTGACAACTGCGTGCAATATGTGCTGCAAGTTCTGCTTCGCCCCTCCCAGTCATGCCCAAACAATGCCGCAGCGTGAGGCGGAGCGAATCATCAACGAATGCCGCGATTTAGGAGTTGAAAAGATTACCTTTGTCGGCGGTGAACCCCTCCTGTACCCGCATCTATATAATGTTGTTCGCCACGCGCATTCAAAGGGACTGACAACTTGTGTCGTTACAAATATCAGTCAATTAAGTGACAAGTGGCTCAAACAGTATGCCCAAGTACTTGATTGGGTTGGGATGAGTGTCGATAGTTTGTCATCCGAAAACAATTTTAGTTCTGGCCGTTCAGTTCACGGGGCGCCTGTTTACCATGAGCATTACATCGAAATGGCCAAAGCTGTCAAAAATTTCGGAATGCATTTAAAAATAAATACGACTGTTTCATGGTGGACAAAAGATGACGATTTGTCTGAATTCATCATGGAGACTCGCCCTGATCGATGGAAAATCTTCCAGGCACTCAACATATCCGAGGTAAATTCCAGAGAAACCTTCGCGATTTCAACGGCCGAATTTGATTTGTATGTTGCTAAGCACCGCAGGATGGCTGAATACACTACAATGGTTGTAGAGTCTAATGCCGAGATGACTGAAAGTTATTTGATGGTCACTGCTGACGGTAGATTTTTTGATAACACCGGAGGGCGCTACAATTATAGCCCCCCAATCTCAAAGGTGGGAATGCGGGCTGCCTTGGCAGCCATCCAGGTAGATGCAGGTCGCTTCCTTCGAAGAGGTGGCTACTATGAATGGAGCCGATGA
- a CDS encoding DUF3322 domain-containing protein, with protein sequence MISVNDIKDFANRAWNRGDVLRGAALSDPEFPLRLRFKKAGGQHVIDSFAEIQRWVSELNASSKDKRGFGYAVEFSQVNHRKLGRQNLPSDIRFDSPYDLARFIGKQNDLDEYLTVLRYSEEQNPSVAAWMKSNPMKVLPHMQDWEKVLRVCDYLLANPRPGIYLRQLALPGIDTKFFEGKRAILSEALTQCLPREAYEDCVTGLSRAGFERRYGFLYDEPFVRFRILDDSILPDSDYRDVSVPATDFARTPIPGVQTVFITENKVNGLAFPMVKGSIVVFGLGYGIGELAEAEWLKDKRVVYWGDIDTHGYGILSMLRGKLPHVESILMNCRDLDQNKNLAVQESSDTRRTDSLTNLTDAELAAYQRLFPGGDCEGTRIEQERVPYMQLISALRLDDRKR encoded by the coding sequence ATGATCAGCGTCAACGATATCAAGGATTTTGCCAATCGTGCATGGAACCGGGGTGATGTGTTACGTGGTGCCGCTTTGAGCGATCCAGAGTTTCCACTGCGATTGCGCTTCAAAAAAGCCGGCGGCCAGCATGTGATTGATTCGTTTGCCGAAATTCAGCGATGGGTGTCGGAGCTCAATGCATCGTCGAAGGATAAACGAGGCTTTGGATATGCCGTTGAGTTTTCTCAGGTTAATCATCGCAAACTCGGCAGACAAAACCTCCCGTCAGATATCCGGTTTGACTCTCCGTATGACCTTGCCCGGTTCATCGGTAAGCAGAATGACCTGGATGAGTACCTCACGGTCCTAAGGTATTCGGAGGAACAAAACCCTTCGGTTGCCGCCTGGATGAAGTCCAATCCCATGAAAGTACTTCCTCACATGCAGGATTGGGAGAAGGTGCTGCGTGTATGTGACTATCTTCTGGCCAATCCCAGGCCGGGAATCTACCTGAGGCAACTTGCTCTGCCTGGGATTGATACGAAATTCTTCGAGGGCAAGCGTGCGATCCTGTCAGAGGCATTAACACAGTGCCTTCCGAGAGAAGCATATGAGGATTGTGTGACCGGCTTAAGCCGTGCTGGTTTCGAGCGGCGCTATGGCTTCCTTTATGACGAACCATTCGTCAGGTTCAGAATCCTCGATGACTCAATTTTGCCGGATTCTGATTACAGGGACGTAAGCGTACCTGCAACTGACTTTGCCAGGACTCCCATTCCAGGAGTCCAAACGGTCTTCATAACAGAGAACAAAGTCAACGGTCTGGCCTTCCCAATGGTCAAAGGTAGTATCGTTGTCTTCGGGCTTGGCTACGGTATCGGGGAGCTTGCCGAAGCTGAATGGCTCAAAGATAAACGCGTTGTCTATTGGGGGGATATCGATACACATGGATATGGAATCCTGTCGATGTTGCGTGGCAAACTTCCGCATGTTGAATCGATTTTGATGAATTGCAGAGATCTCGATCAAAACAAAAATCTAGCGGTTCAGGAATCCAGCGATACACGTCGAACAGATTCATTGACAAATCTGACAGATGCTGAGTTGGCCGCATATCAGAGGCTGTTTCCTGGCGGTGACTGTGAAGGAACACGAATCGAGCAGGAGAGGGTTCCCTACATGCAACTTATCTCGGCTTTGCGGCTTGATGACCGTAAGAGGTAA
- a CDS encoding ATP-binding protein translates to MQQQSLDIQGPNDGFRLDHAEIFNWGTFDKRVWTIVANGETALMTGDIGSGKSSAGDALQTLLVPPRRVAYNKAADEAARERSVYSYVRGQFSNNIDEVTKKAKPVFLRGIDTYSTILAVFRNKNLREEVTLAQVLWIRNEGESPHRLYIVAEKALTIESHFTGFDTIAELKRRFDPDRSIHQHDSFEKYSKHFSRLMGIPGDQALSLFCHTMSMKQVPNLTTFIRDFMLDEGKTPEVIQDVIDGFDSLTEAHEAVEKAQKKIELLKPVNEEATKLQGYLETAAQRMRLREGIRPYYASLNIDLIQKRIELLEAENARAEEKLTGILNESSSLRKKAEDIRNSINDAGGGRITVIEADVERLSQTKQHKKLAFAEFSKACIALGISPPQDENSFVEANARASRIVDDLDKMKHEAEETRIDLRVRAEKLRDEKIRETEEELSSLRKRRSSIPHKNLSIRLGIAEVVGADIERLPFVGELLEVKEGDSAWEGAIERILHNFALSILVPEDLYREVSIYVDKTHLAGRVVFFKVPKIHSVASNKLVDNSLVGKLNLKPGTEFKWWLEDRLEKRFDMACCETVEEFRNQPDAVMKSGLFKSRGDRHEKDDRRHIGDRTSFVLGWNNQKKIDTLEEMLAHFREKLSQLEAHIAKVKSEEEDLMKNRGVATKIADTPNYKSIDWQADAREIDQLNEEKRRIEESSDRLKQLREELFATNKRLDEIQEARDEVRDKINENQTTIKMRREETLPQMQQHLDAVPEGERETLFKEISHEVKRWDEGSRSVNINTAMSIAGDIWKRMDDLRRSTVTTADECRNRLHKAITRYRDTFPVEAQDIDIDVKAVPELLEILHEIETEGLPKHRERFRELLREHTIQGLVNLEQSLDREKKNIETRLEQINRSLGKIDYVKGTYIEIAPKQVADPEIRQFQADLKACFADTLDERSLYTEAKFLQLKQIVERLKNRGGDFSAIDRDWRNKVSDVRQWFDFMAHEKFRETGAVKCVYEGSSGRSGGQKEKLAYTILASALAYQFGADRERSFRFVIVDEAFGRGSEESARFGMELFGMLNLQLLVLTPLQKINVIEKYISSVNFVHNNAEGSCSVLRNMTIEELQQERLDSELVRKVS, encoded by the coding sequence ATGCAGCAGCAATCGCTTGATATTCAGGGGCCAAACGACGGCTTCAGGCTCGACCATGCCGAGATTTTCAACTGGGGAACGTTTGACAAACGGGTCTGGACGATCGTCGCCAACGGCGAAACAGCCCTGATGACCGGGGATATCGGGTCAGGCAAGTCATCTGCCGGGGATGCGCTTCAAACCCTGCTGGTGCCACCACGTCGAGTTGCTTACAACAAGGCTGCGGATGAGGCCGCTCGTGAACGATCAGTCTATTCGTATGTTCGTGGTCAATTCTCCAACAACATCGATGAAGTGACCAAGAAGGCCAAGCCTGTTTTTCTTCGCGGGATCGACACTTATTCAACAATACTTGCGGTATTCCGGAATAAAAATCTGCGCGAAGAGGTTACGCTTGCCCAGGTACTCTGGATTCGTAATGAAGGTGAGTCGCCACACCGCCTTTACATTGTTGCTGAGAAAGCATTGACGATCGAGTCCCACTTTACGGGGTTTGATACAATTGCCGAGCTGAAACGCCGATTCGATCCTGATCGTTCAATTCATCAACATGACAGTTTTGAGAAATATTCAAAACATTTTTCTCGCCTGATGGGTATTCCGGGTGATCAGGCACTCAGTCTTTTTTGTCACACTATGTCGATGAAGCAGGTGCCCAATTTGACCACGTTTATTCGGGACTTCATGCTCGATGAAGGGAAAACTCCGGAAGTTATTCAAGACGTGATTGACGGGTTTGATAGCCTGACTGAGGCCCACGAGGCTGTAGAAAAGGCGCAGAAGAAAATCGAACTCCTGAAACCGGTGAATGAGGAGGCGACCAAACTCCAGGGCTACCTTGAAACGGCCGCACAGCGGATGCGGTTACGTGAAGGGATTCGTCCTTACTACGCTTCTCTCAATATCGATCTGATCCAGAAACGGATCGAATTACTAGAAGCCGAAAATGCTCGTGCGGAGGAAAAGCTGACCGGGATTTTGAACGAATCCTCCAGCCTGAGAAAGAAGGCCGAGGATATTCGGAATTCAATCAATGATGCCGGTGGCGGCAGAATCACCGTCATTGAGGCTGACGTCGAGCGACTTTCACAAACCAAGCAGCATAAGAAATTGGCATTCGCTGAGTTTTCCAAGGCATGTATCGCTCTCGGCATTAGTCCTCCGCAGGATGAAAATTCTTTTGTCGAAGCAAATGCCCGGGCATCTCGAATTGTCGATGACCTCGATAAAATGAAGCATGAAGCCGAAGAGACAAGAATTGATCTTCGGGTAAGGGCTGAGAAGTTGCGGGATGAAAAAATCCGTGAGACGGAAGAGGAATTATCGTCCCTGAGGAAACGTCGCAGCAGTATCCCCCACAAGAATCTCTCGATTCGTCTTGGCATTGCAGAGGTGGTCGGAGCCGATATCGAACGCCTGCCCTTCGTCGGTGAACTGTTGGAAGTCAAGGAAGGGGATTCGGCCTGGGAGGGGGCGATCGAAAGAATCCTGCATAATTTTGCCCTGAGCATTCTGGTTCCGGAGGATCTGTACCGCGAGGTTAGTATTTATGTCGATAAGACCCATCTGGCAGGCCGGGTCGTGTTCTTCAAGGTGCCAAAAATTCATTCGGTCGCGAGCAACAAACTTGTTGATAATTCATTAGTTGGCAAGCTGAATCTTAAACCAGGCACAGAATTCAAATGGTGGCTTGAGGATCGATTGGAAAAGCGCTTTGACATGGCCTGCTGTGAAACCGTTGAGGAGTTTCGCAATCAACCGGATGCGGTTATGAAGAGCGGCCTTTTCAAATCCAGAGGCGATCGTCACGAAAAGGATGACCGACGTCACATCGGTGACCGCACGAGCTTTGTTCTCGGGTGGAACAACCAGAAGAAAATTGATACGCTGGAAGAAATGCTAGCCCACTTTAGAGAAAAGCTGTCGCAACTTGAAGCGCACATCGCAAAGGTCAAATCTGAAGAAGAAGACCTGATGAAAAATCGTGGTGTAGCAACGAAAATCGCTGATACACCGAATTACAAAAGCATCGATTGGCAGGCCGATGCTCGGGAAATCGATCAGCTGAACGAAGAAAAACGTCGCATCGAAGAGAGTTCCGATCGGCTCAAACAGCTGCGGGAGGAGCTGTTCGCGACTAACAAGCGTCTCGACGAGATTCAAGAAGCACGAGACGAAGTAAGGGACAAAATCAATGAGAATCAAACAACCATCAAGATGCGCAGAGAAGAAACCCTGCCGCAGATGCAGCAGCATCTTGATGCCGTTCCCGAAGGTGAACGCGAGACGCTGTTCAAAGAGATATCTCATGAGGTCAAACGTTGGGATGAAGGGAGCAGATCGGTAAATATCAACACTGCGATGTCAATCGCTGGTGACATTTGGAAGCGCATGGACGATCTCAGGCGATCGACGGTAACCACCGCCGATGAATGTCGCAATCGCCTTCACAAAGCAATCACGAGATATCGGGATACATTTCCAGTCGAGGCCCAGGATATCGACATAGATGTGAAAGCTGTCCCAGAGTTGCTTGAGATCTTGCATGAAATAGAGACGGAAGGACTACCTAAGCATCGGGAACGTTTCCGCGAGTTGCTGCGGGAACATACCATACAGGGGCTTGTTAACCTGGAGCAGTCACTTGATCGGGAAAAGAAAAACATCGAGACGCGTTTAGAACAAATCAATCGGTCTCTGGGCAAAATCGACTATGTCAAAGGAACATACATCGAAATCGCTCCCAAGCAGGTTGCTGATCCTGAAATTCGCCAGTTCCAGGCGGACCTGAAAGCTTGTTTTGCTGACACGCTCGATGAGAGATCCCTGTATACCGAAGCAAAATTCCTTCAGTTGAAACAGATTGTCGAGCGACTGAAGAATCGGGGCGGTGATTTTTCCGCTATTGATAGGGATTGGCGCAACAAGGTCTCTGATGTGCGCCAGTGGTTCGATTTTATGGCCCATGAAAAGTTCCGCGAGACAGGCGCCGTCAAGTGTGTATATGAAGGCTCCAGTGGCCGTTCGGGTGGTCAGAAGGAAAAACTGGCCTACACGATTCTCGCCTCAGCGCTGGCTTATCAGTTCGGTGCAGATCGAGAGCGTTCGTTCCGCTTCGTGATTGTCGACGAGGCTTTTGGGCGCGGATCTGAGGAGAGCGCCCGTTTTGGCATGGAGTTGTTTGGAATGCTCAATTTGCAGCTCCTCGTCCTGACACCGTTACAGAAAATCAACGTTATCGAGAAATACATCAGCTCCGTTAACTTTGTTCACAACAATGCTGAAGGGTCCTGTTCTGTCCTTCGCAACATGACAATTGAGGAACTCCAGCAAGAGCGTCTCGACAGCGAACTGGTCCGGAAGGTTTCATGA
- a CDS encoding DUF4194 domain-containing protein: MERRNDISHALVALMKGVVYKDKHPKQWTTILGAYAAINSHFAQVGLEVFLDESEGFTFLKQVPNEDEVDPLPRLIPKRPLGFLTSLICVLLRKRLAEHDASTSEPRLIISEEDIFDMVKAFIPEKTNEAKLHDDIRRNIARVAEMGFLDELKKAEETTYEVRRIIKAAFNADALSDLANLLEGYRNYAAAIA; this comes from the coding sequence ATGGAAAGGCGTAACGACATTTCTCATGCCCTTGTGGCCTTAATGAAAGGGGTGGTGTACAAGGACAAGCACCCCAAGCAATGGACAACCATTCTTGGCGCTTACGCGGCGATCAATTCTCATTTCGCGCAGGTTGGTTTAGAGGTGTTCCTTGATGAATCAGAAGGATTTACCTTCCTGAAGCAGGTCCCCAATGAGGATGAGGTTGATCCCTTGCCAAGGCTCATCCCCAAGCGGCCTCTCGGTTTCTTAACCAGTTTGATTTGTGTGCTTTTGCGCAAGCGTCTGGCAGAACACGATGCCTCGACCTCTGAGCCGCGATTGATTATTTCCGAAGAGGACATCTTCGATATGGTGAAAGCGTTTATCCCGGAAAAAACCAACGAGGCCAAACTCCATGACGATATTCGACGGAATATTGCGAGAGTTGCCGAGATGGGCTTTCTGGACGAGCTGAAAAAAGCCGAAGAGACGACCTACGAGGTCCGGCGCATTATCAAGGCAGCGTTCAATGCCGATGCTTTGTCTGACCTTGCCAACCTTCTGGAGGGGTACCGGAACTATGCAGCAGCAATCGCTTGA
- a CDS encoding DUF3375 domain-containing protein, with protein MDYEYIKSLKVNNPALRIISSDSAPLLLSFFHQVFIEPNRRSIPHEEILSLLEDELFRLREIYGEDSHKMSAKQYLVLWCDNNSYLSKRYPERGDEPVYDLTPSVAKAMEWIADLKPKAFVGTESRLLTVFNLLREIRSKASDSPERRIQELERTRDEIDREIDLINKGGYQPFSETQIRERFIEAEETARRLVADFRQVEQNVRDLDREARHLFVTTDAPKGDVLEGVFERRENITASDQGRSFRAFWEFLMTPARQQELTELLEGILVLEALEDLAKNAFLPDAKYALLDAGRSVYQTTNRLADQLRRYIDDRVHLENKRIMEIIRDIEQKSLELKNNPPADFNFSIDDIKPELDLTMARTLHKANPPEDFSGVMIEEGVVEIDVSALFSREDIDYGLLSDRVNQLLRDYDQITLPEVINRYPVTKGVGEIIAYFEVGHDSERVAVNDETRDIISIFVDGRERKLRVPRLIFTR; from the coding sequence TTGGACTACGAATATATAAAATCTCTGAAAGTTAATAATCCCGCACTGCGGATCATCAGTTCCGACAGTGCTCCGCTGCTCCTCTCGTTTTTCCATCAGGTATTCATTGAGCCGAATCGGCGTTCAATCCCTCACGAAGAAATCCTGTCACTCCTGGAAGATGAACTTTTTCGCTTGCGAGAAATCTATGGCGAAGATTCTCATAAAATGTCAGCCAAACAGTATCTGGTTCTGTGGTGTGACAATAACTCCTATCTTTCCAAGCGCTATCCCGAACGTGGTGATGAGCCTGTCTACGATCTGACTCCATCGGTGGCTAAAGCGATGGAATGGATCGCAGATCTGAAACCGAAGGCTTTCGTTGGGACAGAATCTCGTTTGCTTACTGTATTCAACCTGCTTCGTGAGATTAGATCAAAGGCATCCGACAGTCCAGAAAGACGGATTCAAGAGCTGGAGAGAACGAGGGATGAAATTGATCGCGAAATCGATCTCATCAATAAGGGGGGATATCAACCGTTTTCTGAGACGCAGATCAGGGAGCGTTTCATTGAAGCAGAAGAAACGGCTCGAAGGCTGGTTGCCGATTTTCGCCAGGTTGAGCAGAACGTTCGGGACCTTGATAGAGAGGCTCGGCATCTCTTTGTAACGACGGATGCCCCTAAAGGTGATGTGCTTGAGGGAGTGTTTGAACGGAGAGAAAACATTACCGCTTCAGATCAAGGCCGGAGCTTTCGTGCCTTTTGGGAGTTTTTGATGACCCCGGCCAGGCAGCAGGAGCTAACAGAATTACTGGAAGGTATCCTTGTACTTGAAGCTCTTGAAGATCTGGCCAAAAATGCTTTTCTTCCCGATGCAAAATATGCCCTTCTGGATGCTGGCCGTTCTGTGTATCAAACCACCAATCGGCTGGCTGATCAGTTACGCCGCTATATCGATGATCGCGTACATCTTGAAAACAAGCGGATCATGGAAATAATCCGCGACATTGAACAGAAATCACTCGAACTTAAAAACAATCCGCCTGCTGACTTCAACTTCTCGATTGATGACATCAAGCCTGAACTGGATCTGACCATGGCCAGAACCCTCCACAAAGCCAATCCACCCGAAGATTTCTCCGGGGTCATGATCGAGGAGGGAGTGGTCGAAATCGATGTCTCCGCACTCTTCTCAAGGGAAGACATCGATTACGGGTTGTTGAGCGACAGGGTCAACCAGCTTCTTCGCGATTATGATCAAATCACCTTGCCAGAGGTGATCAATCGCTATCCCGTTACAAAAGGGGTCGGCGAGATCATCGCCTATTTCGAGGTTGGCCATGATAGTGAGAGGGTTGCGGTCAATGATGAAACCAGGGACATTATCAGTATTTTCGTAGACGGTCGTGAGCGAAAGCTGCGGGTGCCGAGGCTCATTTTTACCCGCTAG